From Arachis hypogaea cultivar Tifrunner chromosome 3, arahy.Tifrunner.gnm2.J5K5, whole genome shotgun sequence:
GCTGCTGTGATCCTTGGTACAGGGACAAATGCAGCATATGTGGAACGTGCAAATGCTATTCCAAAATGGCATGGCCCTCTCCCGAAATCAGGAGACATGGTAAGTAGGTTATACTATTTATGATTGTCATTGTCTTGCATGTTAgaaatatctttattttactgTCATACTAGAACTAGCGTCACCATTTGCTGGTATAAAGCATGCTCTGATTACATGTAAATACTGCAGGTTATAAACATGGAGTGGGGTAATTTCCGATCCTCACATCTTCCTCTAACAGAATATGATGTATCTCTAGATGCTGAGAGCTTAAACCCTGGAGAGCAGGTCAAGATCATCACGTTATAGTCATTGGTTTAAAACTTTAACCAGCATGTGTAATTCTGTAATATTCTTCCACTATTGTTCACAGATATTTGAGAAGTTGATTTCTGGTATGTATTTGGGGGACATTGTAAGGAGAGCTTTATTGAAGATGGCTGAAGAAGCTGACTTTTTTGGAGATACTGTTCCCCCCAAGTTGAGAGTTCCTTTCATACTCAGGTATGCATGCTAGTTAATTATACCGAACATTCACTTTCACTTGTCTAGGATGATTCTTGTCTAGATTTCTATTTTGGCCTGTTCAAATATTTATTCTGCTTATTAAGATGCATGCTTCTGTTTAGTTTCTTTTCGTGGAACCTCTTATTACAATTCTGTGTAATTTCTCAAATATTGAGATTGCTTCGGTTATTATTGGCAACCACTATCAACACTTTTGTGATCAGCATAATGTTGCTCTTCGTTGCCTCTTTTAAGGGTCAGGTTGGTGGTTGGTAGGACAGGTTGGAACCGGAGACAGTGGAAATGAAAAATCAGAAATTGATCCAATTATTTGTGTATTGTGAATAATGGGGAAAATAATATGATTCAAGTTACTTTCAGCCTGCTTATTTGCTCCAGTAGAAAACATGGGTGAACAAAAACATTTTTTACACTGATAAGCGATAAAATGCAAATGTTGGCTTCTCCATTTTCAGTTCCTTTCTAGCCTTATTCCAAACATGCATATAAATGACAACATTCTTTTGTTTTCATAGAACTTACACAGCTTTGACATTTTTTGTACTAGGACCCCTGATATGTCAGCAATGCATCATGACACATCTCCAGATCTCAAAGTGGTTGGAAATAAATTGAAAGATATATTAGAGGTATTAAACATCACCCTATTAATTCTTCCTCTTTTTTCGTTATAAAATGTTATAAATAGATTTTCTTACTGCCTTCCCCTTTTGTCAGATCTCTAATACATCCCTCAAAATGAGGAAGATTGTTGTGGAGCTCTGCGACATTGTTGCCACACGTGGGGCACGTCTTTCTGCGGCTGGTATTTTGGGCATCCTGAAGAAAACAGGAAGAGACACCGTTAAGGCTGGGGAGAAGCAAAAGGCAGTGATAGCACTGGATGGAGGATTGTTTGAACACTACACTAAGTTCAGAGCTTGCTTGGAGAGTACATTGAATGAGTTGCTCGGAGAAGAGGCGGCTAAGACTATTGTGATTGAGCATTCTAACGACGGCTCTGGCATCGGGGCTGCTCTCCTTGCAGCATCTCACTCCCAGTATTTGGGAGTTGATGAGAACTGATTCATATTTTGCCAAGGTAAAAAAGAGTGTAATGCTAATTTCAAGTTTCCTGTATAAGTAATAGGTCAACACGTTGAAGCAGCAATGCCATACTTATTGGTCTTATGGAGATTTACACTGAAGGGTGATTAATGTCCAAATTGTGGCTGTGGGAGGGATCTGCGTTTTCATTGCAACCTTGGAGTTCCAGTGATATTGCTGGGGCATGTTATTATTTTGGTTAATTTCAGTGTTTGTCCCTCCTACATTTTGGAAATAATATGGGAGATGTAAACTTGCTGTGAGCAATCTCATCTTTTGCGGAATATAGTCTCTTCTCAACCAGAATAAATCAGGACTTAATGTATTCACAAGCCTCAAACATTTTAATCCAAAGCTTCTGAGTCATTAATGACTGTTATTCATCAATCATTAGTATTGTTAACAGTAGTAATTCATAAATCAGGACTTAATGTATTCTCACtccattctctctctttctcactcatggtccttttttttttccatttgaaTTTAGCTAAAATATGTCTTTGGAGCATATTTTAAGATTATAATGTTATAACTACACCAAAATTAAGTGCATGTGTAGtttaatgtttttaatatatatttgtatttcaaaagttattttatactgatattggtagttgattttgatatacacgtagaataatcataattaaaattatttatcaagaaaattcttataaaagaaatataaaatttaacattttaatatattttttatatattaagtaattagaaattttttttggtgactaagtaattagaaaatttgaaatatttattaatatcttaagatatgatttaaaaataatttaattaaaccctttttatttcttctactttaatttttatttttccgcAAAGAACATAGCTTCCAGGACGGGCTTCTTCAAGGGTTTGAAGAGAGAGGAATAGCAGTAATGTGATTGATGATGCAATTCAGTCCCATAGTCGGAAAATGCATTTTTTTGGGCTCAATTAATTAGAAAACGCATTCTCGGTATGTATCGTCAAGAGTCAATGACAAAATTCCTGGCCACGAAACCTATTGAATACACATCACCCTTAAAGATCAAATTCGAAACATGACATTTAAATAATCCAAGCAAGAAGCAACTATCACTTGATCTAGGTCTCAGTTCAATTTTTGTATAATTAGATGTTATGAATTGCTCCAAGATTTGACAGAGTAAAGAGGCAGATTCAGGAAAGCTCTCATTATTAAGATCCATATATCGAACTACATGTCTACATCTCAGCAATATCCAATGAAGCCTAAAAACATTGGCCACCTACAACCACCTCTTAGTATAAAGTTTTCAAACCACCATTCACATATAAATCCTTAGTCTCCACAAGTGATAATAAAGCAAACGAAtctaaattaataaaaactataaCTTTGTTAGAAAGACCAAGTGCAACCTATTGAGTATTGAAATGAGGGAGATGACATGTCGATTTTTTGCCTGTTCTATAACTACAAGTAGTAGGCATACTTTGCACTAACTTCATTCTTACACGTTCCTCATCCTCATACTCACTTGTAAGCTCATGAGTCTTGTTCATGTCGCATCATGTGACATAAACCGCagaattttctttcaaattttcaGCTCATGAAACATGGAATCAAATTGTGTTCACCCTTGAAATAACCAAATGATAAAATATCAACCACTCATTATGCAACAACACAGACAAAGTTAGTAGCTATCACCTACTAACAACTGCTCAATTGTTCATATCGTGTCCGAATTATACGATGAGGACCCCTTGTAGAAAGCGGGGGGTTGACTTGAACTAGAAAACACTGATTACCAAAACGTACAAAGTAGAGAAAAGCGGCCAAGCAATCTGATGCAAGTAACATACGACACCAGTCTAATTGAATGTACATcatcacataataataataataataataataataagtcgaAGAAGAAGACAATTTCAGTGTTCAGAGTTCCATATCCTCCACAAACCTAAGAGGAAGCAATTGCAGGTGCAAGTGAAACATTGTTGAGCCTCTCGAGAACCAAAATAAGAGCTTGGGTGCCCAAATTGCCTTCACCGTGAGCCCTGAGAGAAACATATAGCTGCTGAGCAAGAGCCAAACCAGGCAGGGAGATACCCATATTCTGGCACTCCTTCAAGCAAATCCCTAAATCCTTCACAAAGTGGTTCACATAAAACCCTGGCCCCAAATCCCTCTTCAATATCCTCTGTCCGTACAAATCCAGTGACTTCGAACCCGCCGCACCGGTAGAAATCGCATCCAGGTACAACCCTACGTCCAGCCCCGCCTTGTGCGCGTACACCATCCCCTCCACCAACCCCACCATCGTCGACGCTATCGTAATCTGGTTCGCCAGCTTCGCGAATTGCCCCTTTCCGCTTCCTCCCATGTAGTTCACCTTCCCCATCAGCGAGAACAGAGGTTGGAGCCGCTTAACCACCGATTCCTCTCCTCCAGTGAAGATTGCCAGGGTTCCGTTCTTGGCGCCGCGGTCGCCGCCAGATACGGGAGCGTCGATGGAATGGCAGGATTTGGAGGACGCCGCGGCCGCGATCTCGACGGCGAGGGAGGGCTCCGAGGTAGTCATGTCAACAAGGATGCCGCCAGGCCGGAGGCCGGCGAGGGCGCCGGAGTGGGGATCGAGAAGGACGGCGCGAACGTCGGAGGGGTAGCCGACGATGGAGAAGACGACGTCGGAGTTGGAGGCGAGGGAGAGGGGATTATCGGCCTGGTGGGCCCCCATTTTGAGGAGGGGTTGGGCCTTGGAAGGGGTGCGGTTGAAGACCGTGAGCGTGTAGCCGGCTCGTATGAGGTGGGAGCACATGGAGAGGCCCATGACGCCCGTACCTATCCAGCCCACGCGGGTGTTGGATGGGCTTATGGGCTCGGCAGCGGCGGAGGAGGCCATGTAGCGGCGGGCGATAACTTGTGGAATTGAGATTAAGCGTTGGGAGAGTGGCAGTGGCATCTCGCTTGTTTTGTTTGACGGCTGCTATATATATCTCATTTTCCCCCCCTTGTCTTCGCACCCCATTATCCAGCTTTGTCTTTGTCCCTAGATCTTTTAAGATGCGATGCTTCTATATACTACTGTGAAGTCTAGGGTTTTTGGTACAACAATAGGAACCCACAGTCACACCTTTGAAAATACCCAAAAACATTCAAAGGAATAAACAGAGAAATAAATATGATGATATGATTTAACAAACAACTTCTCtaaattttgattttctttttctttttcagaagaaCAAACTCTCAATTGTAGAATTGTTTAGTAGTGAGATAATAGTATATCTAAAATTCAatctattataattaatttgggTATAAATGAAAGATGGTTGAGAATAAGTGGTATAGTcacaatttaatttatcatgtattaaataattagttatttttattatatgtataatttaattaaatggttaatataataagttttttttattaaatttaaaatttttttattataataatgatcataatattgagagacaaatattttataatttaatttaaactatTATTGGCCATAAGATTATTAAAAGGTACATTAATAATTCACATAAATCAATATATATGTATtatgcatatagagatatgataattaaatatttaggatttaattttgtatgattttgtttgttttggATGAAGAGTTCTTGAGATTTGAAGAATTTGGTAAAATTGGTAAAACTTATTTTTAACCAACTTCGATAGGCCATAATTTGGTTTTCGAACCTTCAAATTTTGTGAAACTTATCTTAAATGAAAACTAGGTTCGAGTAGCTTATGACATTCGAAGAACGGACGAAAATCATTTTTTTACGGAAAATTTATTCGCATTTGaagttttgataaaaaaaaattgaactttCTGCAACATATCAGCTTTTTGAAAATCCTGCATTCGTGCGTACGTGGAAGTGTCATGCGACGCGAGTAAATGGTTCTGCCTAGTACTCTCGCATATGCGAGAGTAGTCCGCGTACGTGACAATGTCAATTTTTAAACTCATGCGTACGTTGCAATGTCGCGCGTGCGAGCAAACGTTTCTAACAATATTCTCGTGTACACGAAGGTGGTCCACGTACGCGACATtcccaaattttgaaatttatgcgTACGCAGAAGGTGCTTACGTACACTACGACCTTGTTTTgctaaaaatgaatttttaagttttcaaccactcctcTAGCTTTCTAAACCTCTGTAAGCCTTGTTATGAGTCTAGAGCCGGTGTAATAGAGGGTAGAGAATTTAGGAATGAGACCTAATAGGGTGAGACAGTGAATTAGAAAAAGATGGAATAAATATAATGAGAGATGTGATGAGGATGATTATGATAGTTGATGTTGATTGAGGATGATGAGGATGATTATGATAATGAGAGATAACGATGATTGAttctgaatatgattttgaatgaAGTGAAATGAGATTGAGGGTGAATTTAATAACGAAATTGACTTTGACTGAGATATACCTGTCTGGATAGATGTAGTGGCTTTGTTCTACTTGCTCTGGGATGTGGTAAAATATACGTGCCTGGGTAAATGTAGCGGCATTATTTCACATGCTACGGGATGTGTTGAGATATATCTGTCTATGTAGATGTAGTGGCGttattccacttgctccggaTTATGGTTTGAGATTCTGGGGTAgacgcaaggattgtggttttgtcccgcttgctcccAGTTGATATTTGAGCTTCTGGGGTAGATACAAGAATTGTGGTTTTTTCCCATTTGCTTCTAGTTGAAATGTTAATCCTCCATCGCAAGATGTGGCCGGACACTTAGACCTTTCCGGATAATTCCTCCAAGAGATGTAAATTCCTCTTGAGAGATGCGTGCACGTAGGGACTATCCAGGATTAGCTactggacatgtcgggtttggctgtataaccgacaaatAAGCTCATCGGCCATAGTGCAGGCATgcattatttgtatttgattgatCTGTTTGGGTTTGCTACTTGTCATGGCATATTTAATTGTGCATATTAATGTGACTCTGTGCTAATTAATTTACCTAATTTTACTTgtgttttatttgtttattttgtttgtgTTTGAATATCTGAGAGGTCTCTCATGCTGGTGTCGATTGATGTCAAGGGCTATTCTGCTTTGAGTTTGGAGAGTTATGGAGGCAATGATAAAAGTAATTAGATTAGAATTTTTCCTATTGATAGTTATCTAATCACGGATTAATGAGAATCTAGGATGGAAagtattccgagggttacctgaaaatataagtcgatctcggacgagatttgCAGTGGTGGTCGGTGCTGCTCTGTCCGACCTGATTAGagctggtggccggagctgtcgtgtccgacttgttggatctggtggccaaagctgtcgtgtccgacttgttggatctggtagagctgctgatccttcgtcaccggagggtggtggtacctgcaagagactccgatgcttaagttagcacgtgctttag
This genomic window contains:
- the LOC112790180 gene encoding hexokinase-1, giving the protein MGKIAVGATVVCTAALCAAAVLVVRHRMKSNGKWGRAVAILKEFGEKCETPDWKLRQVADAMDVEMHAGLASEGGSKLKMLISYVDNLPSGDEAGLFYALDLGGTNFRVLRVHLGGKEKGVINQEFEEVSIPPHLMIGSSEGLFDFIASALAKFVNSEPEEFHPPPGRQRELGFTFSFPVRQTSIASGTLIKWTKGFNIEDVVGEDVVGELTKSMQKIGLDMRVSALVNDTIGTLAGGRFYNQDVIAAVILGTGTNAAYVERANAIPKWHGPLPKSGDMVINMEWGNFRSSHLPLTEYDVSLDAESLNPGEQIFEKLISGMYLGDIVRRALLKMAEEADFFGDTVPPKLRVPFILRTPDMSAMHHDTSPDLKVVGNKLKDILEISNTSLKMRKIVVELCDIVATRGARLSAAGILGILKKTGRDTVKAGEKQKAVIALDGGLFEHYTKFRACLESTLNELLGEEAAKTIVIEHSNDGSGIGAALLAASHSQYLGVDEN
- the LOC112790182 gene encoding probable 3-hydroxyisobutyrate dehydrogenase-like 1, mitochondrial; translated protein: MPLPLSQRLISIPQVIARRYMASSAAAEPISPSNTRVGWIGTGVMGLSMCSHLIRAGYTLTVFNRTPSKAQPLLKMGAHQADNPLSLASNSDVVFSIVGYPSDVRAVLLDPHSGALAGLRPGGILVDMTTSEPSLAVEIAAAASSKSCHSIDAPVSGGDRGAKNGTLAIFTGGEESVVKRLQPLFSLMGKVNYMGGSGKGQFAKLANQITIASTMVGLVEGMVYAHKAGLDVGLYLDAISTGAAGSKSLDLYGQRILKRDLGPGFYVNHFVKDLGICLKECQNMGISLPGLALAQQLYVSLRAHGEGNLGTQALILVLERLNNVSLAPAIASS